One genomic region from Sphingobacterium sp. UGAL515B_05 encodes:
- a CDS encoding DUF2200 domain-containing protein: protein MDNTRIYRMSFAGVYPLYIQKAERKGRTKEEVDAIIFWLTGYNPVSLQQTIDDKIDFEHFFKQAPCLNPNVSKITGVICGYRIEDIEDPLVQKVRYLDKLIDELAKGRSMEKILRK from the coding sequence ATGGATAATACAAGAATATATCGTATGTCATTTGCTGGTGTGTACCCGCTTTATATACAAAAGGCTGAAAGAAAAGGACGTACAAAAGAAGAGGTCGACGCAATTATTTTTTGGCTAACTGGCTATAATCCGGTATCCTTACAACAAACAATTGACGATAAAATTGACTTTGAACATTTCTTTAAACAAGCACCTTGCTTAAACCCGAATGTTTCCAAGATCACAGGCGTAATCTGTGGTTATCGCATTGAGGATATTGAAGATCCGCTGGTTCAGAAAGTTCGTTATCTCGATAAATTAATTGATGAACTGGCCAAAGGTAGATCCATGGAAAAAATTTTAAGAAAGTAA
- a CDS encoding ThiF family adenylyltransferase: protein MDLRYIRNNIHITEEEQQRIKDFPVLIGGCGIGSYIAECLLRMGFENLTIADGDIVELSNLNRQNYTSKDIGVKKVFALQDRLRTINPEAKITVFPEFINKDNLYGIGIDHKVAINALDFSSDIPFVFDQYMAKKNIPVVHPYNLGWAGFLTVLPPEGLNLHSLEKAHETFELNVGKFIVDSLKTKGIETKWLEEFLVEYGKIALTSPPPQLSLGLYLLSGMVSHIVFNLATTKPVKFFPDSYYLSMMS from the coding sequence ATGGATTTGAGGTATATTCGGAATAACATACATATTACAGAAGAAGAACAACAACGTATCAAGGATTTCCCCGTGTTGATAGGAGGATGTGGAATAGGAAGTTACATTGCCGAATGCCTGTTGCGCATGGGATTCGAAAATTTGACAATTGCTGATGGGGATATTGTCGAATTATCAAATTTAAATAGACAAAATTATACCAGTAAAGATATCGGTGTAAAGAAAGTATTTGCTTTGCAGGATCGCTTACGGACAATTAATCCAGAAGCCAAAATAACGGTATTTCCGGAATTTATTAACAAAGATAATCTATACGGTATTGGTATCGACCATAAGGTTGCTATTAATGCTTTGGATTTTTCTTCCGATATTCCCTTTGTTTTTGATCAATATATGGCAAAAAAAAATATACCCGTAGTACATCCCTATAATTTGGGTTGGGCTGGGTTTTTAACGGTCCTCCCGCCCGAGGGGCTCAATCTGCATTCATTGGAAAAAGCCCACGAGACCTTCGAATTAAATGTCGGTAAATTTATTGTGGACAGTTTAAAAACAAAGGGTATAGAAACGAAATGGCTTGAGGAGTTTTTGGTAGAATATGGTAAAATAGCGTTAACGTCTCCACCACCACAGTTATCTTTGGGGTTATACCTCTTATCTGGGATGGTAAGTCATATTGTGTTTAATTTGGCAACAACAAAACCAGTGAAATTCTTTCCAGATTCCTATTATTTGTCCATGATGAGTTGA